A window of the Aquarana catesbeiana isolate 2022-GZ linkage group LG05, ASM4218655v1, whole genome shotgun sequence genome harbors these coding sequences:
- the LOC141145890 gene encoding small ribosomal subunit protein uS14-like: MGHQQLYWSHPRKFSQGSCSCRVCSNQHGLICKYELNMCCQCFRQYAKDIGFVKLD; encoded by the coding sequence ATGGGCCATCAGCAGCTGTACTGGAGTCACCCGAGGAAGTTCAGCCAGGGATCCTGCTCCTGCCGTGTGTGTTCAAACCAACATGGACTGATCTGCAAATATGAACTGAACATGTGCTGCCAGTGCTTCAGGCAGTATGCGAAGGACATTGGCTTTGTCAAGCTGGACTAA